TCCAGTTTTTCCCAGGGGTAATCCAAATCGTAAACGGTTACCGACTGAAAATTCGAGTCTCCCGAGGCAAAAACCCGCAGAAAATTCAAATCCGACAGAGGGCCGTCGAAAGAGGCTCTCGGACGGCGATGCTCTTTCAGCTCCCGGTTCAGCCACCGCAGAGAATCGTTCGTCATCGACAGGAAGGCCGAACGGGTGCGGGTGCGCTCCAGAGCCCCTTTCGCCACCTCCAGGGAACGTCCGGTGAGAAAAAGAAAAAGCCCCAGCAAAAGCGTCGCCGCAAACAGGAGGGCGACCACCGGAAAAAGTACGAAAGCTTTTTTCTTCTCATAAAATTTCCGCTTCATTATTTTTATGATCCCGTTCACAGGTTTCTCACCACCCAGGAGGCCCGCGAAACCACCGTGTCATGACCTTCAAAATCCTCCCGCCAGGGCGCTTCAGGGGGCCATTCCGGCGGGCGGGAGGCGGTCCCGAAGGCGGCGCTTCCCCCCGTGCTCAGGACCCATGCCTCAAGAAGGCGCTTCGACGGCGTCCACTCGAACCACATCTCCAGTATTCCGTCCAGGAGAGGCTGCCCCGCTTCCCAGCGCCGCCTCAGCGTCTCCCCGTACAGCGTGCTGTGCCGGACCTGAAAACGCTCGCCCCGCAGAAAATGCATCTCATCCCAGGGCAGCAGGGGCGCCTTCGCGGAGACTGCCGCCTGAAGAACCACGGTATTTCCGAACCGGCCGCTCAGATAAAGCGGAAGTTTCATAAACGGAAAGACGACCCAGGACCAGAGGTCGTCCCTCGTACCGGGCCGAAGTCCGTCGGCGGCCCCCGTCATCGCCTCCGCCGGAAAAAGCTCCAGAGAGCAGGAGACCCCCGCCTCCATCGCGAGAGGCCGTCCCTCCCGAAGTTTTGCCTGCAGCCTCGAGGGAACCGCGTAAAGCAGCACCAGCCCCCTTCCCCGACGCACGTTTTCTTTTTCCGGGACGGGATTCCACAGGGTGGGGTATCCCTCCCAGACCTGCACCGGCCCCTGAGACCAGAAGGCCGGAGGCGGAGCGGAGGACTGTCCGGCCCCGAAGGCCTGCCTCAGCTCCTGAGTGCTCCCTCCCGGAAGGCCCAGTCCGGCGTGGGTCACCCGGGGTTCCAGAAGGGACAGGGCGTTTTGTCCTCTTTCCCAGGCCAGGGTGCGGTTCGAAAGACGCGTGGTCAGAAGCAGAATATGCCGTCCTCCCTGCAGAAGCGCCGCCCCCAGCGCCGCGGTAATCAGGGCCGCGCACAGCGTTTCCGTCAAAGAGAAGGCCCCCCGGCCTTTTTCAGTAAACACGGCTTTCCACCAGAGGGCCGGCCCACTTCAGCCCGTCCGAAACGTACAGCGTCACGGCGACGGCTCCATTGTCCCCGACACGGGCCTCCCACTGAAAATGGAGCTTCCCGGAGGGACCCCGCCGGGGCATCGCCTCCAGGGAGGACAGGGTCACGGGACGCTCCAGCCGGTTGAACCACCAGTCCACCCCGAAAGCCCTGTCCGCGTACCCGTTGATCCGCAGCCCCAGGAGAAAAAGCATCCCCAGCGCCTCCAGACAGACCGGAAGCGCGAATCCCAGGATACAAAGGGACGTCAGCACCTCCACCAGGCTGCCTCCCGTGAATTTCCCGCGCATCTCCATCACTCCCCGAACATCAAAGCTCTTTCGGAGAGTAATTTTAATCACTCTCTCACGGATAAACGTCGGTATTTACATGCAGGTAAACTTTCCGGAATTTTCCACTCCCTGCGGTCCAGCACCCGCCCGTCCAGCAAAACAACCCGCCCGTGGTCCGTGCCGCTGCGGATCAGGCGTCCCACCGCCTGCCTCAGAAACATTTTGGCGTTGGGCAAAGTGACCTTCACGAAGGCTTTCTGGCCCTCAAGCGCGTTTCTGGCCTGCACCAGAGGGTCGAGGGGATGGGGAAAGGGAATTCGATCAATGATGACCTGAGTCAGGCCGTCTCCGGGAATATCCACCCCTTCCCGAAAGGAAACGCTGCCGATCAGCACGGAGGTCTCGTCCTCCCGAAACCGGCTCAGCAGCTCTCTCTGAGGAAGCTCGCCCTGCACCAGCACCTCGTATTTCCGCTCCTGCTTCCTCATCCGGGCCCCCGCCGCCCGAAGCAGGCGCATGGAGGAGAGCAGAACCAGCGAACGCCCGCCGTTTTCGTCGCAGAGCCGCTCCACGATCCGGCAGATTCTCCCGTCGTAGCCCTCGGAGGCCACGGCAATCCCCACGTCCACCACCAGAAATTCCATCTGGTTTTCGACGTCGAAGGGGGACTCCGCCACCAGGGTTCTGTCGGGCTCCACCCCCGTTTCCCGGGACCAGAAGGTGAAGTCCCCGGCGATGGAGAGAGTGGCGGAAATCATGACGCTTTTTTCCGGAGCTTCCGCCGCGAGGGCCTTCTGAACGATGTCCGAGCAGATAACGGGCGCGCTCATCAGGGCGTTCGCCCCCCGCCAGTAGTCCCAGGAGGGATAATGCTCCACCTCCAGGCACCAGAGCGCGGCGGACCGAAATTCCCGCAGCTCGTCCGCCCATTTGACCAGGGCCGCGGCCTCCCCCAGGGCGGAGCCGTTTTCGAAGCCCCCGGCCATGAAGTGGTCCTCAATCCCTCGAATCTGCGACAGGAGGGCGTCCACCTTCGAGAGAAGCTCTTCTCCTTTGTGATAAACCTCTTCGCTGCGCTTCACGATCCCCTCCCCCTGACGACAGTGGAGCTCCAGCAGGGCGAACAGGGAATCCAGCGCTCCGCGGCACTCTTCCGCCCGCTCCCGGAAGGCCGCGCCGTCCATCCCCCGGGAAACGAACAGGGGGTCGAAGGCGGCGAGGGTCCGGGGACGCAGAAGCTGGGCGCCGTTCTCCGCGCTGAACTCCACCGTGGAGGCGTTGCGGACGGCGTCGGGCATTCGATGGGCCTCGTCGCAGATCAGCCAGTCGAAGGGCACGGGAAAGGAGCCCCGCCCGCCGAGAACGTGAGAAAAAAAGAGGTGGTAATTGGCCACCACCACGTCCCAGTCCTGAGCGTGGCGCAGCGTTCGGGTCACGAAACAGCGTTCGCGAAAGGGACAGACCATTGCCAGGCAGGATCGGGCCGTGGCGGAGATTTGCCCCCAGAGGGGATGCGACGGCGTCAGGGACAGCTCGGCCATGTCCCCCGAGTCCGTCTCCTCCACCCAGCGATGAAAGTCCGGACCGGAGCCGCCCTTCTCCGAGGGAAGCCACAGATCTCCGTCCGACAGCGCCGCCGCTTTTCTGAGGCAGACGTAATTGTTTCTTCCTTTTAAGATTCCGTAGGAAAACGGCCATCCCAGAATGGAAACCAGGGCGGGAAGGTCCTTCTCGATCAGCTGCTCCTGCAGGGCGATACTGGCCGTGAGAAAAAGAATGCGCTTTCCTTCCTCTTCCGCCCTCAAAATGGCGGGAATCAGCACGGCGAAGGTCTTCCCCACGCCGGGAGGAGCTTCCGCCGCCATGACCCTCTCAAGGGGAGCCTGAAGAAACTCGTCCACGGCCAGGGTGAACTTCATCTGCTGAGGCCTGTGCTCATATCCCCTGAGACGGGAGGCCAGAATGCCGGAAGGAGTGAAAAATTCCGTCAGCGGTCTTTTCGTGGTACGCTTCACCTCGATGCGAAGAGGATACCCGCCGGAGCTCCGGAGAGATCCCGAAAAATGTCGACTGCATTATATTATAATGAAAGCAAATGAAAAGGAGATGAAGGCATGTAAGATGAAAGCATGTAAAGGTGAAAACATGTAAAGATGGAGGCATGTAAAGATATGCGAAAATTTATTTATTTTTCGCGAATTGCCTTGCTACCCGTGAGGGCCAATGTTACAATGCCTTTTGTCTCTACGGCGGAAAAGAGACGGACGGAAAAATGTATTCGAATGTCTTTTTACCATATATAGCAGAAGCAGGGAGGTGATTTACCAATGCCCAACAAAAAATCGGCGGAAAGACGGGTTCGAGTCGCCGAACGCAATCGCATCTACAACCGCTACTGGACCACGCGCTGCAAAAACGCGGTGAAGAAGGTGCTGGAGGCGGTAGAGGCCAAAGACAGTCCCGTGGCGGCCAAACACTTCGATGAGGCCCAGAGCGTCATCGACAAAGCTGTGGTGAAGGGAGTCATGCACCGCAATACGGCCGCAAGACGCAAAAAAATGATGGCCAGGCGTCTTAAAACTCTTGTGGAAGCCTGAGTTCCCCGCCCCGGGAAGAAAATAGCGACGGAGATCTGTCTCGAAAGAGCGAAGGTCTCCGTTACGTTATCGTAACTTGATTTTGTGTCAGTGGATGGAGATAATGAGGCTGTGTTTCGAAACGCCCTGAGAGGGGGTGAATGGGTTGGCAACAAATCTTATTGACGAAATTAAGACTGTGGAAGAAAAAGCTGCAAAGAGCGTACAGGAAGCGGGAGTCGAAGCTGCCGGAAAACTGAACCAGGCGGCCACCGACGCTGAAAACGCCGTCCGGGAGGCCCGGCAGTCGGCAATCCGGCAGTTCCGGGAAAAAATTCAGCAGGCGGAGCGCACCGCTGAGGCAAAGGCGAAAAGCATCGTAACCGAACGGGAAACAGGGGCTAAGACGTTTTACGCGAAACACAGGGACAAAGTCGCAGGAGTTGCGGCGTGGATAACGGAAGAGGTGATGAGCAGATATGGGCGTGGCTGAGCTCAGAAAAGCAGAACTTTACTATCACAAATCCGTTCAGGAAGACATTGCGGCGGCTCTTCAGCGCAGCGGGGTCTGTCAGATCATCGAAGACGCGGAAACGGCGTCGGGACCTGGCGCGGAGATGGCAAATATCGCCGAGAAACTGCGGCAGTGCGAAGAGCATGAAACTCACATTCGATACCTGTTTCACACGCTGGGGGGATATTACAAAGATCCCGTCTCGTCGGTGGACCGGATGCTGGGAGAGAAACCTCTTCTCTCTCTGGCGGAGCTGACGAAAACAGCGCAAAAGACGGATTTGAAAGGGCTCGCCTCGTCCGTCAAAAAAGCGGAAACAGCCCTGAACGAGCTGCGAATCGAGGTCTCGCAGCTGGAAGCGGACACCGGCGTGCTCTCCAAAATAGGAGATTTTCCCTATACGCTGGATGTTATTGGAGAAGGGACCCGAACGCTGAAGGGTGTTTTGGGCACGCTGCCGGCGGAGCGGGTGGCGGAGCTCAAAAAGGAACTGACGCCCTGCAGCGCCGAGACGGAGCTTTTCGTCTCAGCCCGGGATTCGAAGGCAAAGGAAATCCAGGCCGTACTTCTGTACGCCCGTACACATGAACAGCAGGCTCTGGACTGCTGTCTGCGCAGCGGCATGTCCTTCATCGATCTGCCGTCTTACCTGTCGGGAACCGTTGCGGAAGAATCCGCCAAAA
This DNA window, taken from Synergistaceae bacterium, encodes the following:
- a CDS encoding ATP-dependent DNA helicase, producing MKRTTKRPLTEFFTPSGILASRLRGYEHRPQQMKFTLAVDEFLQAPLERVMAAEAPPGVGKTFAVLIPAILRAEEEGKRILFLTASIALQEQLIEKDLPALVSILGWPFSYGILKGRNNYVCLRKAAALSDGDLWLPSEKGGSGPDFHRWVEETDSGDMAELSLTPSHPLWGQISATARSCLAMVCPFRERCFVTRTLRHAQDWDVVVANYHLFFSHVLGGRGSFPVPFDWLICDEAHRMPDAVRNASTVEFSAENGAQLLRPRTLAAFDPLFVSRGMDGAAFRERAEECRGALDSLFALLELHCRQGEGIVKRSEEVYHKGEELLSKVDALLSQIRGIEDHFMAGGFENGSALGEAAALVKWADELREFRSAALWCLEVEHYPSWDYWRGANALMSAPVICSDIVQKALAAEAPEKSVMISATLSIAGDFTFWSRETGVEPDRTLVAESPFDVENQMEFLVVDVGIAVASEGYDGRICRIVERLCDENGGRSLVLLSSMRLLRAAGARMRKQERKYEVLVQGELPQRELLSRFREDETSVLIGSVSFREGVDIPGDGLTQVIIDRIPFPHPLDPLVQARNALEGQKAFVKVTLPNAKMFLRQAVGRLIRSGTDHGRVVLLDGRVLDRREWKIPESLPACKYRRLSVRE
- the rpsT gene encoding 30S ribosomal protein S20 produces the protein MPNKKSAERRVRVAERNRIYNRYWTTRCKNAVKKVLEAVEAKDSPVAAKHFDEAQSVIDKAVVKGVMHRNTAARRKKMMARRLKTLVEA
- a CDS encoding cell envelope biogenesis protein TolA is translated as MATNLIDEIKTVEEKAAKSVQEAGVEAAGKLNQAATDAENAVREARQSAIRQFREKIQQAERTAEAKAKSIVTERETGAKTFYAKHRDKVAGVAAWITEEVMSRYGRG